From one Lolium rigidum isolate FL_2022 chromosome 4, APGP_CSIRO_Lrig_0.1, whole genome shotgun sequence genomic stretch:
- the LOC124647874 gene encoding ankyrin-1-like — MARKLDGGRGRLAEAVEAVKDHGVGALHLAVDAKRAEVCEYLVEDVRVDVDAVDICGRTPLVWAIISKGVHVDIVRYLLDHGANPDNVDIAGLTPLHEAAKIGHCEVVELLLSRGAFVDPFSTDHGTPLHVASKHKQDGAMKTLLAHHADVNKVLDNFSSPLMIAIYSRSVKCVNLLLEAGADVKGMRTMTPLLAAVTNGLSGVLKPLLAAGADPNVRNEFGHLPIQLAAHFGTRKDVEILFEVTSSRIPAVHDWSVDGIISYIKSEPKLEDNPLSKMSVAKLKEEGDKALRKEDYDSAVEFYTMASSVVQCYPPTPESGVEPEDDDDDSEGTEDAQQALEDSDVREDDTVEEVAFTESKRRLQIDEDFITTAESSPSDRDNDAVGASPPSPADKRPSGFYAAEDDLEL; from the exons ATGGCGAGGAAGCTCGACGGTGGTCGCGGCCGCCTCGCGGAGGCGGTGGAGGCCGTTAAAGATCACGGTGTCGGGGCGCTacacctcgccgtcgacgccaAGAGGGCGGAAGTGTGCGAGTACCTGGTCGAGGATGTCCGGGTGGATGTGGATGCCGTTGATATATGTG GTAGAACACCTCTGGTTTGGGCAATCATTAGTAAAGGTGTGCATGTGGATATTGTCAGGTAtcttcttgatcacggtgccaatcCAGATAATGTTGACATAGCAGGGCTTACCCCTCTCCATGAGGCCGCCAAAATAG GGCACTGTGAAGTAGTAGAACTCTTGCTCTCGAGAGGCGCTTTTGTCGATCCGTTTTCTACTGATCATGGAACACCGTTGCATGTTGCTTCTAAACATAAGCAGGATGGCGCTATGAAGACTTTGTTGGCTCACCATGCAGAT GTTAACAAGGTTCTAGACAATTTCAGTTCACCTCTCATGATTGCTATCTATAGTCGCTCAGTGAAATGTGTGAACCTACTGCTAGAG GCTGGTGCGGATGTGAAGGGTATGCGTACTATGACCCCCTTGCTAGCTGCTGTAACAAATGGCCTATCTGGCGTCCTGAAGCCCCTATTGGCTGCTGGTGCAGATCCTAATGTTCGAAATGaa TTTGGTCACTTGCCAATACAACTCGCGGCACACTTTGGTACACGCAAAGATGTTGAGATCTTGTTTGAAGTTACTTCTTCTCGTATTCCAGCTGTACATGATTGGAGTGTTGATGGAATAATTAGTTATATAAAGTCAGAGCCAAAGTTGGAG GATAACCCTTTGTCTAAAATGTCAGTAGCTAAGTTGAAGGAAGAAGGAGACAAAGCTTTGCGTAAAGAGGATTATGATTCGGCAGTAGAATTCTATACCATG GCCTCCTCCGTCGTCCAATGCTATCCTCCCACACCGGAAAgcggtgtggaaccagaggatgacgatgacgattcCGAGGGGACCGAAGACGCCCAGCAAGCCctcgaggacagcgatgtccgggAAGACGACACCGTCGAAGAGGTTGCTTTTACCGAGAGCAAGCGTCGCTTGCAGATAGACGAAGATTTTATCACGACGGCTGAATCTAGTCCCAGCGACcgagataatgatgccgttggAGCTTCTCCGCCTTCTCCTGCTGACAAGAGGCCATCAGGCTTTTACGCTGCCGAGGATGACTTGGAACTGTAA